The genomic region tacatctactctgatcgaattggccctgtcaacactggttctccacttgtgaggtaactcccttctcttcatgggtcattatataatgcctgcatctgtaattttcactccatgcatctgaacaagtgaggttttttacccacgaaagcttatgcccaaatatatctgttagtctttaaggtgccaccagactccttgttgtttttgtggatacagactaatatggctaccccctgatatttaaaGAAATGTACCCGTGAAAGCCTCTAGATATGCACATATGGGAATGTATACCACATGTCTAACGCTCAATTCTGGTGTGGATTTGTCTGCAGAAATCAGGAGGCTGGGTGCACAGTGTCAATTCACTGGCTTATGTGCATGCAAATGGGAggccctttgaaaatttggcctagagcaggggtggccaaactgtagCTCTTTTACTCTACATGTGTGCTTCCTGGAGCCCCCCATGCTCCCCATTTTCTGCCTACCAgattggggctgggggaagctcatggcttctgccctgcagcggggtggtgggactaggggcttctgccagagataactggtgcctgctgagaaaggaggcacaatttaaaggtttgcaCCCCCCGCCCAACAGCTTGAGTCACTCGCCACCAGGCacacttcccctcttcccctcagctgtccatccctgcagctcccacataGCTCCCAGTGGAGAAACAgctgcaaacagctgggagctgcagggaggggcctctGCTCTCCCTGTTGCTCCCAGCTGTTTACTactgcctctccccatggctgcagctcccagcttgccagCTCTAGCTGCCATACAGGGAGGGGATCCAGCAGCACCATGGGATTGACTGGGGCCAGCAAACCccctggcaaaaatctgggggCATACGTGACcccacgtgcccccccccccccgcatcgcCTCTGtcttctgcccagtggggagggggatcgCTGGGCTTCAGCCTCACGGGGCACAGctgccggggcttggggcttcagcaggagtggggtttaAGCCCCTAGCCCTGGCAGGCATgccccagctctcaaacttctgaagattgtcgtatgcaGCTCAGaaagtcagtaagtttggccacccctggcctcgagtttttggttatttttgtttttttgctttcctctatTTACTGAGCCATCTGTTAATAGGTTGTTATATCAAGTAGGGTTTTCAGTTAATAGTATAATTATTAAAGGAGTTAGTTCAGGCAAAAATGAGTTTTTTCATAGGCAACCATTGGAATTTCTTTACACAGCATGCAGAGGTTGTTGGGGTATATACTGGTGCCACAGAAGATAGTCTGTTTTTGGAGCACAGAGAAAGACTTTGCCATggagaagaaagaaaacacaTACGGGAGAAAATTCCTCAGGAAATAATGATTGCAGATATTCCCATATATTCTCATCTCTCCAGGTACCAGAAGTCTGTGATTGCTCATGCATGGAGGATGAAACTCTGACCTGCTTTTTCCCTCAATACAGTCATGTTTGAACTGTATAGGCTATGAAGTTTAAATCTGCTGCAAGAAAAAaactgtgtggtggttttttttctctctttaaaatagaattaacatgtttttaaagCTGATTAGATGTtctatttgaaatgaaaaataagtTCTGTCTGGAATTTGACCTGCATATTTTTGATTAGGGAAGGGAAAATCTCAAAAGTTTCAGACTTCCCAGTTTGATTTAGATAAGGCGCATACAGACatttggatgcttatctgaagTTTATACAAACCTTTAGACTCTACTCAGCTTTCCACCACCATCTCCAAGAGACTGGTATCAATCCCATTCTTAATCCTCTATTGTTTTCTTGGAGAGAGTCCCACTAGCTGTCTACCAGCCCTCCTTACATCTTCTAAGGGTGATTAGCTAGCTTCTTCTCCTGGCTCTTCAGGGGGCAGCTGGCTGGTTCACTTCCCTCTTCCTTTTGTTTAGGTGATAGGGGGAGGAATGCAACTATCTCCAAATGCTAGGCAGGTAGCAACATCAGGATCTGGAAATTGTCCAACTGATACTGTTGCAGCTGTTGCACTTGACTCCGCTCTAGGTCTGAATTGCTTCCAAGTATATTATAGTAAAAAGAAATTCCCATTATTGGCTGAAGGAGGAATTATGGGTTTACAAAGCCACTGAAATCATGGGGAAGTAAAGGAGACAAAATTTGGAGAAATACTAAAGGGTCATCAGTTAAAAAGGTGCTGAAAGGCTGAACAAAtataaatggaaataaataaaatacataaatgaGAACAGTTGGTTCCAGTCATACAGGAGCTCTCTGTATGGAATCAATTCCACTTGTCAATCAAGAACAGATGCCATTAAAATGATTTAATTGAATTTTGCATTATAATGGCTCTTTAGTCATAATTGCTTATTCTAAAAATGCCACAGGTTCAAACTTCAGAGAGTGAGAAatggggaagaaagaaaatgaaaaacccTTTAAATTTAAAAGCTGCTAAGTATTT from Chrysemys picta bellii isolate R12L10 chromosome 6, ASM1138683v2, whole genome shotgun sequence harbors:
- the SPMIP10 gene encoding sperm-associated microtubule inner protein 10, which encodes MVSVGTNTDLKGLVHCHLPKLSHKHGMIPTHYVMPWKEDTKNRKFTLKHAEVVGVYTGATEDSLFLEHRERLCHGEERKHIREKIPQEIMIADIPIYSHLSRYQKSVIAHAWRMKL